From Oikeobacillus pervagus:
TGAATTTATTTCGAATGCGAAATATTCGATCATCATCGGATCCCCTTATTTCATCCCTAGTCAAAAAGTTTTTTGCGCTTTAATAGACGCCCTAAACCGTGGGGTTAAAGTGACCATTCTAATTCCAAAGATGGCCGACCACCTAATGGTGAAAGAAGCGGGGTTATCCTATTTAAAAAAGCTCCTCGAACTAAATGCGGAAGTGTATTTATATTTAAATGGATTTTATCATGCGAAAGTATATATATTTGACGACAAAATTTGCGATGTAGGAACAGCCAATTTCGATCAAAGAAGTTTTTTTATTAACGATGAATGCAATTGCTTAATTCACGATGAAATCTTTATTCAAAAAGTAAAGCACATGTTTCTCGTAGATCTTAATAATTCAGAAAGGCTCACTATAAAACAATTGCAGAAAGCTAGTTACTTCACAAAGTTCAAAATGATGATCGGCAAAATGATTGCACCATTTTTGTAAAAACAAAAGCAGAAGCGCCTTGATCATCGGCGTACGGATTTCGTAGTCTTTAACTGAGATAAAGGAAACACAGCGAGGTCCTTTTCGAGCTGATGTTGACTTATCGTAGGGAAAAGACGGAGAAATTCGCTAGACGATAGGCGCTGTTGCTAGACGAAAACAAAAGCAGAAGCGCCTCGTACATCGGCGTATGAATTTCGTAGTCTTTGACTGAGATAAAGGAAACACAGCGAGGCAGTTTTACGAGCTGATGTTGACTTATCGTAGAGAAAAGACGGAGAAATTCGCTAGACGATAGGCGCTGGAGCTAGTAGTGGATAACATTTTTAAAAGGTTATCCACTGTTTTAAATTTTATCCCTAACTAGACTTCCCTCAACGAAAAAAAGATTGAAATAATGGAGAAAGCCATGTGATGATCTTGAATCCAAGATAAATTCCAATAATCCCTGCTATTCCGGCAAGTGCTGGTGGGGCCGGAATGGGTAGTCGAAAAATGGCGAAAATAACTCCTACAGTAAAACCACAAAGTAAGGATAAGAAGACTTCTTTCACGATTTTCCCCCTTTATTATTTTTCCTTATTATGTTACTTGATTTTCCCTCTATACTAAAAAAACTGCCTCCTATTAGCGGGGCCCTAAAGGTATTTACCAAGAGGTACAGGCGCTTTTTTGAGGCAGTTCCATTTGTTACATTTTTTCTGGAGCAGAAACACCGATTGTATTTAAAGCGTTTTTCAATGTCATTTGCACAGCTTTCACCAATGCAAGACGCGCTTTGGAAAGAGCTTCATTTTCTGTATTTAATACTTTCTCAGCATTGTAGAAGCTGTGGAAAGTAGAAGCTAATTCTTGAATGTATGTCACCACTCTATGTGGAGTACGCTTCCCAGCTGCGTCTGAAATGACTTGCGGGAATTCCCCTAATTTCTTCAGCAAATCGATTTCCTTTTCCGCCCCAAGTAATGATAAATCCGCATTAGATTCTAATGTAAATCCATGATCTTCACCTTGACGTAAAATACTAGAAATTCGTGCATGAGCATATTGTGCATAATAAACAGGGTTTTCATTTGATTGTGAAACAGCCAAGTCAAGATCAAAGTCCATATGAGTATCAGCACTTCTCATCGCAAAGAAATAACGGACGGCATCTAAGCCAACTTCTTCAATCAGATCACGCATTGTGACGGCCTTCCCAGTTCTTTTACTCATCTTCATTTTTTCGCCATTTTTATACAAATGGACAAGTTGAATAATTTCAACTTCCAAGGCATCGCGGTTATATCCAAGCGCTTCAATGGCTGCCTTCATTCTCGGAATATATCCATGATGGTCGGCTCCCCAAATATTAATCACCTTTTGATGTCCACGATCAAATTTATCTTTATGATAAGCAATATCTGGTGTTAAATACGTATACGATCCATCGCTTTTAATTAATACACGATCTTTATCATCCCCAAATGTGGTCGAACGGAACCAAACGGCGCCATCCTTTTCATAAATATGGCCATTTTCCCGAAGTGTATGTAATGCTTCATCAATTTTTCCATTTTGATATAAGGAAGTTTCAGAAAACCATACATCAAAGTTCACACGGAAATTGGCTAAATCCCTTTTTAATTTTTCCATCTCATATTTTAAACCGAATTGACGACAGAAATTGTACCGTTCTTTCTCATCCATTTGGGCAAGTTTCTCTCCATGCTCTTTCGCTAGATCTTTTCCAATTTGAATGATGTCTGCTCCATGATATCCGTCTTGTGGCATTTCTTTTTCTTTTCCTAATGCTTGAAAATAACGTGCTTCAACCGATAAGGCTAAATTGTGGATTTGATTTCCAGCATCATTTGTATAATATTCACGGGTTACATCATATCCTGCTTTTTCTAAAATATTACATAAGGAATCCCCTACAGCAGCCCCGCGAGCATGACCAAGATGAAGATCCCCTGTTGGGTTGGCTGATACGAATTCAACTTGAACCTTCTCACCATTCCCAACAGTTGACTCGCCGTAATGATCCCCAGATTTTAAAATCGTCGGGATTAAAGCCGTTAAGTATTGATTGTTCATATAAAAATTAATAAAACCTGGTCCAGCAATTTCAATTTTTTCAATAGAAGCTTTCGTTGAGTCGAAGTGTGTGATGATTTCTTCTGCAATCATTCTCGGTGCTTTCTTAGCAATTCGTGCAAGTTGCATGGCCATATTGGTAGAGTAATCACCATGTGCCTTTTCCTTCGGTGTTTCTAAAATAACTGCCGGGATTTCTTCCTCTTTCGCTAAGTTTGCTTTTATAACGGCCGCTTTGATTTCAGCCTTTAGCTCTTCTTGTACTTGTTCCGTAATGTTTACCAACTGTTTTCCTCCTCCTTATATTGAATGCTCATAGTATAATTCCCTGCTATTTGTTCTTGCATCATCAACTGATAAGAGATTTGAAATTCACCATTTATAGGAATGTCTGTATATGTATGATGGGCCAATTCGTTTGTCCTTGTTGTTAGAAGTAATGTCCCAAATGGGCTTTCATGAGAACCATTTAACGTTCCCTCTAACTGAAAAGGTAGCCTCATTTTAATCGCACCATTTCGCAAAATAAGTGCTTGTTGCTCAGACATTTTCACAATCGTTTGAACAGTACCTTCTTCATGTACTTCTTCATATTTTAAATAAGAATTATTTCCCTTTTGATAGTATTGACCAAATAGAGCGAGTTCAATAGTTTCCTTCTCATCTTCCTGCTCTATTGTTGTCTTTAAGTGAATTTTGACAGGCGTCTTTTTAGCGGGTTCTGCCAAAACATCCACATCCTTTTATTTAAATTTCATTGCAGCGGAGTATTTTTTGCAATTGCAGCTTATGGCAGTCGCCTCCACTTTAACTTTATCTAGTTCCGGCTCCTAGCGGCTCGAGGTCAACTGACTGTCCTTTCTGTGGCTAATTGCGGCCACGCCAAGGCCCTTCATTTGCTTGTCGCCGCTCGGCAGTCGCCTCCACTTTAACTTTATCCAGTTCCGGCTCCTAGCGGCTCGAGGTCAACTGACTGTCCTTTCTGTGGCTTATTGCGGCCACGTCAAGGCCCTTCAGTTGCTTGTCGCCGCTTGGCAGTCGCCTCCACTTTAACTTTATCCAGTTCCGGCTCCTAGCGGCTCGAGGTCAACTGACTGTCCTTTCTGTGGCTAATTGCGGCCACGCCAAGGCCCTTCATTTGCTTGTCGCGCCTATACAGTCGCCTTCACTTTAACTTTACCATTATAGGAATTATTAGTTTAAAATGCAATGGATCAATTTTTTGTTACTTTTGGCCAAAGGCAATTGGTTTCAAAAACTTGAGGAGCAAATGAAGCAGAAATAGAAAAGGGGGTTCCAAAAAGACTAATCGTCTATGGAACACCCTTTCTTTATTTCTATTGGTTTTTGTTAAAAAATATTTTTTGATCCCATTAGTCCCACTTCGAACCTTTTCGCCCTAGAGATCGCTTTATTCTAATTACAACAAAGCTTACCAAAATAGCCTTTTTATTTTACCCAACCGAGAAGCATTTCACGAATGAGCTTGCTCGCTGTATTAGCGGTTTGTTCAGAGGCATCGTAGACAGGAGCCACTTCCACTAAATCAGCTCCAATGACTTGTACTTCTGATCTGGCAATTTCATGGATGGAGGCAAGTAATTCCTTAGAAGTAATTCCCCCTGCATCAACCGTCCCTGTGCCAGGTGCATGGGCAGGGTCAAGCACATCGATATCAATCGTCACGTATACTGGACGATTCATCAATTTTGGCAGTATTTCCTTTAATGGTTCCAGTACTTCAAATTTAGAAATATGCATGCCGTTTTCCTTTGCCCATTGGAATTCTTCTTTCATCCCGGAGCGAATCCCAAATGAATAAACATTTTCTGGCCCGATTAATTCGGCCACTTTTCGAATAGGTGTGGAATGGGAAAGCGGCTCTCCTTCATATTCCGTCCGTAAATCTGTATGCGCATCCATATGAATAACCGCTAGATCAGGGTATTTTTTATAGACAGATTTCATCACCGGCCATGAAACAAGATGCTCTCCCCCCATACCTAGCGGAAATTTCCCATCGTTTAACAGCTTATCCACAAAAGCTTCAATCATATCTAAACTGCGCTGTGCGTTTCCAAATGGGAGAGGAATATCTCCCGCATCGAAATACTTGATCTCCTTGAGTTCACGGTCCAAATAAGGACTATATTCCTCTAAACCAATCGATACTTCACGAATACGACCGGGACCAAAACGAGAACCAGGGCGATAACTGACTGTCCAGTCCATCGGCATTCCATAAAGTACTACTTCACTCTCTCCATAATTTGGACAACTACCAATAAATACTTTACCTGAATAAGCTTCATCAAAGCGCATTATGTGCTCCCCCCTATTCTGTTAAGTCTTTTACGAATTTCGGCAACACAAAAGCTGCTTTATGAAGTTCTTTCGTGTAGTATTTTGTTTCAATCTCATGAAAGCGTTCATCGCGAACTTGTAATGGATCATATTTTTTGGATCCTATTGTAAATGTCCAAAGTCCACTTGGGTATGTTGGAATATTTGCTACGTAAAGGCGTGTGATTGGGAAAATTTCTTTCACATCACGTTGCACTTCACGAATAAGATCCGCTTTAAACCAAGGGTTATCCGTCTGGGCAACAAAAATCCCATCCTCTTTCAAAGCTTTCGCAATCCCAGCATAAAAACCTTTTGTAAATAGATTAACAGCTGGTCCTACTGGTTCTGTAGAATCAACTAAAATTACATCATATTCATTTTCACTTTTGGCAATATGCATAAAGCCATCATCTACACGTACTTCGACACGGTCGTCGTCTAATCCACAAACAATTTCAGGTAGAAATTTTTTAGAGTACTCAATAACCTTTCCATCGATATCCACTAATGTCGCTTTTTTCACACTTGGGTGTTTTAAAACTTCACGAATAACACCACCATCGCCCCCTCCAACGACTAGAACGTTTTCTGGATGAGGATGTGTGAATAATGGAACATGTGCCACCATTTCATGATAAACGAATTCGTCTTTAACAGAAGTCATCACCATGCCATCAAGTAGCAACATATTTCCCCACTCTTCTGTTTCAACCATTTCAAGGTATTGAAAATCTGTTTGTTCTGTATGTAAAGTCTTTTTGATCTTCATCGTAATACCGAAGTTTTCTGTTTGTTTTTCTGTAAACCAAAGTCCACCCATGTGATCGGCACCCTTTCTTTGTTAAAAAGTTAAATATTTTTAAACATGAGAAAAATTATAGTAGAAACTACTAAATTTTAAAATAAAAACTTTTATAGAAGACGAGATTATTTTGATCCTCTTCAAAAAATAATAAGATAAAAGACTTCTCATGTTTAATTATCTTCTCATTTTTCCATACTAGTAATACATTTTTTTACCTAGATATAAGTGAGGGGAAATACAATGGAAATCATTACGAATTCTAGGTTCAACCGAGCAATGAAATACTTACGTGCTCTCATCATTATATTCTTCAGTATCCTTTTATTATGTTTAGCAGGGATCCTTGGATTATTCATTTACGCAAAAATACTGGGCCCCCCACCTCTTGCTGTCCCACAATCTACCCTCTACTTTTCCAACGATGGTCATTTAATTGGGGAGAGTAATAGCGGGGAAAAAAGATATTGGGTCGATATCGAGGATATTTCACCCCATATTATTCATGCTACCGTTGCCATTGAGGATCGCAAGTTTTACGATCATTTTGGCCTAGACTTAAAAAGAATCGCCGGGGCCGTTGTTGCTGATGTTAAAGCAATGGCAAAGGTTCAAGGTGCTAGTACGATTACACAACAATATGCTAGAAACCTCTTTCTTTCCCATGAAAAGTCTTGGAATCGAAAGCTTTCTGAAGCATTCTATGCTATTCGCATTGAGATGAACTATACAAAGGAACAGATCTTAGAAGGTTACTTAAATACCATTTATTACGGACATGGTGCATACGGAGTACAGGCAGCTAGCCAGTTTTATTTTGGTAAAGATGCAAAAAATTTAACATTGGCCGAAGCTTCTATGTTAGCCGGGATTCCAAAGGGGCCTAGTCTATATTCTCCAGTCGTCTCTACAGAAAAAGCAAAGCAGAGGCAAGCAATCATCCTTCAGGAAATGGAGGAGTTAGGCAAAATCCATCATGAGCAGCTTGTAGCAGCTAAAAATGAAAAGCTAAAAATAATTGGCGAGTATTCTCAACAACAATTAAGTGTTGCACCTTATTTCCAGGATGTCGTGAAAAATTTATTAAAGACAAAATTAAATATCGATGACCGAACCATCGATTTAGGTGGCCTACGAGTCTATACAACATTAAATACGAAACAGCAGAAAATTGCCGAAAAGGCCGTCCAAGAAACAATTTCACCTGATTCCGAAATCCAGTTGGGCTTTGTAGCGATGAATCCAAAAAACCATTACGTAACCGCACTTGTAGGGGGACGAGATTATGAGGAAAGCCCCTATAATCGAGCGGTCCAAGCGATTAGACAGCCCGGTTCAACCATGAAGCCAATCCTCTATTATGCAGCATTGGAAAAAGGGTTTACACCGGCTACAACGATGAGAAGTGAACCGACGACCTTTACCTTTAACAAAGGAAAAGATCAATATCAACCACATAATTTCAACAATAAATATGCGAATGATGAGGTCACAATGGCACAAGCACTAGCTGTTTCCGATAATATTTATGCTGTCAAAACCCATCTTTTTCTCAATGAGCAAACATTGGTCGATACTGCGAAAAAGTTTGGAATTACGACTGATTTAAAAAAGGTGCCTTCTCTTGCTCTTGGAACTTCAGGAGCAAAAGTAATAGAGATGGTGAATGCCTATAGTCTTTTTGCAAATGGTGGAAAAGCCAGTGAACCGGTATTTATTAAACGTGTGGAAAATTACGATGGGGAAGTCATCTATGAGAACAAATCAACAGAAGAGCAACAATTAAAGCCTGATTTAACGTTCGTCATGTCCCATATGATGACAGGGATGTTCGATCCAAAACTAAGTGGGTATGCGAGTGTAACTGGTGCGACGATCTCCAATCAATTAACAAGACCTTACGCTGGAAAATCTGGGTCTACTAAAGCAGATCATTGGATGATTGGTTTTACCCCCCAACTTGTATCGGGTATTTGGACGGGATATGACAACGGAAGTGAGATCACCCTAACCGCTGATAAAAAATATGCGAAAAAGATTTGGGCAAAATTTATGGAGGAATCCCTAGCGACGAAGCCGATTAAGAAATTCAAGCCTCCTAAAGGGGTGAAAGCCGTATCCATTAATCCAACAAACGGAAAACTCGCTACGCCCCAATGCCCTGTCTCACGTATCACGTATTTTTCAAAAGGGACAGAGCCGACAGAATATTGCACCGATCACCTCGACCAACCGAAGAAAAAACAAAAACCTAAGAAGAAAAAAGAAGAAGAAAATGAAAAAAATTGGCTACAACGCCTCCTCGGAAGGTAAGAAACAAAAGCGGAAGCGCCTTGATCATCGGCGTACGAATTTCGTAGTTTTTGACTGAGATAAAGGAAACACGGCGAGGTAGTTCACGAGCCGTTGTTGACTTATCGGAGGGAAAAAACGGAGAAATTCGCTAGACGATAGGCGCTGGAGCTAGACGACAACAAAAGCGGAAGCGCCTGATCATCGGCGTACGGATTTCACAAGTTTAGACCGAGATAAAGGATACACGGCGAGGTAGTTCACGAGCCGTTGTTGACTTATCGGAGGGAAAGAAATTCGCTAGACGAAATTTTTCAAACGGACATCCAGTAAGCTAAATTTTATCGTTTCTTAAAAAGCAATTGAAAAACCTCGGGTGTGCGGCCCGAGGTTTTTCATGTCCTAGTATACTTATGCAACTTTGTATATAAGTTTACTTTTTTTCGCCCTAAACAGCAAGATGCGAACAAGAAATTAAAAAAAGTTCAAAAAATGTTCACTTTATTGGAATTAATTGCTATGCTAAACTACTTTTTAACTCCTCGCTTGAATGTCTCCATATATTTTCATCATGATTTTTCAAGAATTCTCCCAATACTTTCTTTGATTTCTCATCCATATGGTCAACAATAATATGCCCTTTCATCGATTTATCCATTCGGTTTACATGCTCTGGAAGGGATTTATACCCTCTTCGGATCTCACGGTTTACCGTCATTTCGCAAGCTGTTACGCCATAATAATAGGGGCCTTCCTCATTTCGATCAATGGTTACCCACACTAACCAGTATGGTTTTCCCCCTTTTACTTCTTCTTTATTAGGTAAAAATTTAATCCCCTTTTCCACTGTACTCCGAGCATGCATAGCTCCAATATCGACAAATGCTTCTCCCTCTTCAATATCCACAAATACAGGAGATACATTTTCTAAGCTTAAACTCCCTTTTCCAAAACCACGATGACCGTCCGTTGGGTCATTTTTAATAATATTAAAGTCCATTTTTTTCTTATTTTCCAATCAAACCACTCCCTTAAAATAATGTTTGTTGATCCCATCCATAAAGGGCAGTAAAACCCACTGAATGAAGTCTTACTTTATGAAAATAATGTAAATAGCTGAATAAACATAGAATTAAAGCCTTTTAAAATAGCTGGAATCACAATGCTAAAAATTGGCTGAATGGTAACTCGGTATAGCGGGGTGATCACAATAATGAGGAAAATTAATACACCATATTGTTCCCATTGACTCATCTTGACTCTTATATGTACAGGAGCTAAATCCTCGATGATCCGATAACCATCCAGTGGTGGCAGTGGCAAAAGATTAAAAACAAATAATACGACATTAAGCCACACCATCATATTCAGTAAATCAATCAAAAACATCGGGGCATTGTTCATCCCACTAGAGATGAAAAGAAACATAATCGCATAAGAAATCACAGCGATGACTAAATTACTTAAAGGACCAGCTAAGGAGACAAGTACTCCTGCAAGGCGTGGTTTTTTAAAAAACTTTCGATTGACTGGCACAGGTCGCGCCCACCCAAATCCTGTTAATAATATAAATAAAGCTCCGAACGGGTCTAAATGATGGACAGGGTTCAATGTTAATCTTCCCTGATTCTTCGCTGTCGGATCTCCAAATTTATAAGCAACAAATGCATGGGAAAATTCATGAACCGTAAAGGCAACTAATAAAGTAATGATGACAAAAGGTAATTCCTCTAATGAAAACGCAAAAAATCTCTCCAATCGCTCGCTCCCCTTTTAACCTTCCTAAAAACATGAAGGAAATCTATGTATTAATAGTATACAAAAAAGGGAATCATTTCATCCCATAAGCATGTCACCTTGCTTGTTTCTTTAGAAAAGAATACAATTTGAATGATAAAAAATATTAGAAAAGGGGCGATTTATATGCCATACGTAACGGTTAAAATGCTTGAAGGACGAACAGAAGATCAAAAAAGAGCATTAGTAGAAAAAGTAACAGATGCCGTAAGTGAAACAACTGGTGCATCCAAAGAAAAAGTCACTGTTTTTATTGAAGAGATGTCGAAAAACCACTATGCCGTGGCAGGAAAACGTTTAAGCGATCAAGAGTAGGAGATCCGATTCTAGTGAGAAGATCTAAGGGGAGAAGTGGATTAGCGCATATATTCTTAGGAAATATGTATAAACTTTGGAAAATGGTGCAATTGTCCGTGGGAAATATACAAATATTTCAGCAAATACGCAAATGTTCGTGGAAATTATGCATAAAGTCCGGGAAATGGTGCAAATCCCTTGCTTCGGGTACACAACACATAGGTCTTCTAGAAACCTACATAGTTCAAGAAAAAATAGCTAAGCACTTAATTCGGCTTAGCTATTTTTGTTAATTTTTCTATATATTTATAGGCGTCTTCAATTTCTTCTTCTGTGTATCGCTGTTTGCTTTTTAAAGTGAAAATTTTCTCTGCCACTTCTTGTCGTTCTAAATGAGAAAAGTAAAGGACAGTCGATACTAGTTCAAGAAAGCGAGCATTTTGTTCATTCATATCAAGTACACATTCTTCTAAATAAGGAATCTCCACTTGGTAGCGTTCCAAGAAATGGGTTCCTTCATCGGAAACTGTGTAGCGATACTGATAATAGCCACCCTTCTTCTCCCTTACTTCATCGATAAATCCTAGATTTGTTAATTCTTCTACTTTTAAAGTTAATTCCTCGGAATAAGGACCATAAAAGTGAAATTGGAATTTTTCTTGGAAGGGAAAAGTGAGTTGTTTCGCAATATAAATCATCTTTTGTAATTTTTTTCGTCCAACAATTTCACCACAAGCAGCAAAGGTACTCATCAATTTTGCATGTTCTTTCAACAATGGTACGTCAACTCCTACTTCAAAAAGTCCAAAATTCTTTACTAAATTTCTAATATACGACGAATTTGACGTTTAATCGCCGGTTCCGATGAGTCATCTTGAATGAAATCAGCAGGGAAATACAGTTTATGATCGGTTCTTCTTTTTCCGGAAATAGCATCGACTATATCTGACTCCCTCGACAACTCACGCAGTTCATCATTTTTCATTAATAAGTAAATAGGCAAACGTTCCTCTTCTTCACCAGGTCGGTAAAAATCGTATGGTAAATCCGATGAGGAATCCACAACTAGATAATAATCCGGGTCAATCCCTGCTTCTTTAAATAATTTTTCAAGTTCACTATGTTTGCGGTATTCTTTTGCAGGGTCAAATTCAACATACTTAAATAAATGTCGATTCACAAATCGGTGACATAAGTCTTTTAAAATAGCGTCCTCTTCCTCTTGCCACATTTGGAAATAGTAGAGAATAATCGCTTCATCTAATTTTAAATAGTCTTCTAATGTTACCTGATCCTGAAATAAAGAATAAAAATGCAGGGGTTCATGTTTGAAAGAGTAGTGATTGCGGTGCAATTCTTTCGCTCGATGTAAAATTTTCGTTAAAATCACTTCCGCACTTCTCGTTACAGGATGGAAGTATACTTGCCAATACATTTGATAGCGGCTCATTATGTAGTCCTCAACCGCATGCATTCCACTATATTTAAACACAACTTGCTCTTCGCGTGGCCTCATCACTCGCAGGAGCCTTTCCATATCAAAATGCCCATAGCTAACCCCCGTGAAATAGGCATCACGTTGTAAATAATCCATCCGATCGGCATCAATTTGACTTGAAATGAGACTGATGACTAAGGTATTATCGTATGTTTTTGCAATGACTTCTGATACTTTTTTAGGAAAATCAGCTGAAACTCGCGCAAGAACAGCATGAACTTCTGTATCCCCTAATATAATTTCTCTTGTGAAGTTTTCATGGTCTAAATGAAATACCTTTTCAAACGAATGAGAAAATGGACCATGTCCTAAATCATGTAGAAGAGCAGCACATAATGATAATAATCGCTCTTCTTTATCCCATCCTGGTCGTCCAGGAAACACATCATCTACAATACGGCGAACAATTTCGTACACTCCCAAAGAATGATTAAAGCGACTATGTTCCGCCCCATGGAAAGTTAAAAACGATGTTCCTAATTGTCGAATTCGACGCAATCGTTGGAATTCCTTCGTTCCAATTAAATCCCAAATCACGCGATCTCTAACATGAACATAACGATGAACAGGGTCTTTGAAAACTTTTTCCTCACTTAATTTACTTTTGGAATATTCCATTTTTTACCCTCTTCCTACTTAACATGTATCTATTATAACGTCTTTTGTCGAAAAGAGAAGGGATATATATGCCACAAATCTCCACCCATTATCTAGAAATGACAATCAGCCGGGGATTTTTGCCTCCCCGACTGACTTATGAGCGAATTTTGAGATTTATGAGCGACTTTTCTGATTTATGAGCGACTTTTCTAATTTATGAGCGACTTTCCCCAACTTATGAGCGACTTTTCCAATATATCGATTTCTCGACAAAACTTGACACATATCTCAACCCTCTCCGCCTATGATGTCATTCTTATTTCAATTTAATCGTAAAAATGAGATCCTCATTTATCTTCATATGGCTAAAATCATGAGTTACGGCTTGATATCTTTTATGAGCATCTAACGCTGGTAAAACTTGAATAAATTCATTTTTTGAGTTTCCAGGCATCACTTCATTTTCAACCACATTCCCATGTTCATCTTCAAAAGTAAGGGAGTTTGCTTGATAGGTAGGAAGCCTCCCCTCCACTGTGTAGATGACTTTTGTTTGGTTGTTTTCTGTAATCATTTCTTTTATCGTGATTTTTCCGAGTTTCCCTTGCTGTAACTCCATTGGAAAATGTCTGTCTAACGGTTTTCTCACTTCATTCGGTTCTTTCCCTTTATACGAATATTCATTTCCATCTTCATCTACCCCTCCCCCACCAGAAGGAGCGATATCAACCGGAATGATGGTGAGCGATTTAGGAATTTCTTTTACTCGGCTATATTCCATTTGACTATGGAACGATTTACGATCAGCGGAACCGGCACCAATGGCTACTTGTGTTAATTCATTTCCTTTATCATCGAAAGCAAACCAATCACTATATTCAAAGATGCCATGAGCCCCCGCTTTGTCCCCACGATATTTACCACTCAAATAGATATACGAACCAATTGGAGAAAAGACAACCTTATCTATATTAATAGCGCTCTTAGGAAATTTAACTTTTTGATTTGGTTTAAAAACAACCGTTTTTTGAGAAATTTCATTTTTGGATACATCAAAGGCAAACTTCCATTTTCCTTTAACCCCTGCAAGCTCCCGTACATTTAAACTAACATTAAATTTATCAGCAACATCTAATGAACTAATATCAAATTCATCACTACCAACATAAGTGTACGAGTTCTTAAGTTTACCTGTTCCCCCTCCTGATGCCCAAAATGACTTTCCGTTAATTTTTATATCTCCATGGGTTAACCCCCCCACCATCTCATCATCGAATTTCTGATCACTTTTGATGGTATACCCAATCATTAATTTCGATTCATCCGCAACGACTTCATTAATCATTAATGTTAGACCATTATCTGTGACACCTTGGTCGAGTATTTGAGAATATTTGGCGTAATCGCCTTTATCACCGTTTAAAGCTTGAAGAACAGAACCGATCACAGGGATATTTTCTGCAAAAGTAGGAGAGATCGCCCCAATGCCAATCATCGCCGCAAGCCCTATAGCTGCCGCCCCTGAGGCATATTTCACTCTTTTTCGTTTTTTACTCGCATTGATTCTCCTTTTCAAATTGTTTTTGATTCTCTTTTTCTGAAGTGGTGATATTTCCATTTCAACCCCTTCCCATTCCGATTCATCCATCTTAATCCCATTTAATAATTTATAAATATCCTTTTCTTCTAAATTAAAATCCTTTTTCTCCATTACTATA
This genomic window contains:
- a CDS encoding DUF4179 domain-containing protein, translating into MEKKDFNLEEKDIYKLLNGIKMDESEWEGVEMEISPLQKKRIKNNLKRRINASKKRKRVKYASGAAAIGLAAMIGIGAISPTFAENIPVIGSVLQALNGDKGDYAKYSQILDQGVTDNGLTLMINEVVADESKLMIGYTIKSDQKFDDEMVGGLTHGDIKINGKSFWASGGGTGKLKNSYTYVGSDEFDISSLDVADKFNVSLNVRELAGVKGKWKFAFDVSKNEISQKTVVFKPNQKVKFPKSAINIDKVVFSPIGSYIYLSGKYRGDKAGAHGIFEYSDWFAFDDKGNELTQVAIGAGSADRKSFHSQMEYSRVKEIPKSLTIIPVDIAPSGGGGVDEDGNEYSYKGKEPNEVRKPLDRHFPMELQQGKLGKITIKEMITENNQTKVIYTVEGRLPTYQANSLTFEDEHGNVVENEVMPGNSKNEFIQVLPALDAHKRYQAVTHDFSHMKINEDLIFTIKLK